One region of Armigeres subalbatus isolate Guangzhou_Male chromosome 3, GZ_Asu_2, whole genome shotgun sequence genomic DNA includes:
- the LOC134226295 gene encoding uncharacterized protein LOC134226295 produces MSSTASSSPIPSSVLSSKNNFNFIASFSPVKDVYNKSVSTSSNYSSSSSLVSTASSARPQSQQSHQSHQQQGQQQQQQPGDSGTGVPVQRSASFNAACTVPLSISKTTQVKNSASFSNCSLLSKVAKKSGLSGSLTASSLLKFSASNSANSLLQLKQQQQANGITISSNITEALAMAGQNPNPCLSTSSSGQLKNSPSASSSTSLASSTTSTVTAAAAAAGAVPTTSSSAAVTAALSLSQFNKNNIVDYYV; encoded by the coding sequence ATGTCGTCGACCGCTTCGTCCTCGCCGATACCGAGCAGCGTGCTGTCGAGCAAGAATAACTTCAACTTTATTGCATCCTTCTCGCCGGTGAAGGATGTTTATAACAAATCGGTTTCGACCAGTTCCAACTATTCTTCCTCGTCGTCGTTGGTGTCCACGGCGAGTTCAGCCCGACCGCAGTCCCAACAGTCACATCAATCGCACCAGCAGCAGggacagcaacagcagcagcagccaggTGATTCGGGCACGGGAGTTCCAGTCCAGCGGTCGGCATCGTTCAACGCCGCCTGTACGGTTCCGTTAAGCATAAGTAAAACTACGCAGGTCAAAAATTCTGCATCGTTCAGTAACTGTTCACTGCTATCTAAAGTAGCGAAGAAGTCCGGTTTGAGCGGATCGTTAACGGCATCGTCGCTGTTGAAATTTTCGGCCTCGAATTCGGCGAACAGTTTGTTGCAGttgaagcagcagcagcaagcCAACGGAATTACGATATCGAGCAACATCACCGAGGCCCTTGCTATGGCCGGTCAGAATCCCAACCCCTGCCTATCGACTTCTTCGTCCGGGCAGCTAAAGAACTCTCCTTCGGCTTCGTCATCCACGTCGCTGGCTTCGTCTACGACCTCCACTGTGACGGCAGCCGCGGCGGCCGCCGGAGCAGTGCCCACTACTAGTTCCTCCGCTGCCGTTACTGCTGCATTGTCGCTATCCCAGTTCAATAAGAATAACATTGTTGATTATTATGTCTAA